Proteins encoded by one window of Streptomyces sp. ALI-76-A:
- a CDS encoding MarR family transcriptional regulator, translating to MPKPLSLPFDPIARADELWKQRWGNVPSMAAITSIMRAQQILLAEVDAVVKPYGLTFARYEALVLLTFSKAGELPMSKIGERLMVHPTSVTNTVDRLVKSGLVARRPNPNDGRGTLATITEKGREVVDAATRDLMAMDFGLGVYDAEECAEIFAMLRPLRVSAHDFDED from the coding sequence CATCGCCCGCGCCGACGAGCTCTGGAAGCAGCGCTGGGGAAACGTGCCGTCCATGGCCGCGATCACCTCGATCATGCGCGCGCAGCAGATCCTGCTCGCCGAGGTCGACGCCGTGGTCAAGCCGTACGGACTGACGTTCGCGCGCTACGAGGCGCTGGTGCTGCTCACCTTCTCCAAGGCCGGTGAACTGCCGATGTCGAAGATCGGCGAGCGGCTCATGGTGCACCCCACGTCGGTGACCAACACCGTCGACCGCCTGGTGAAGTCGGGCCTGGTGGCCAGGCGCCCCAACCCCAACGACGGCCGCGGCACCCTCGCCACCATCACCGAAAAGGGCCGCGAGGTCGTCGACGCGGCCACCCGCGACCTGATGGCGATGGACTTCGGCCTCGGCGTGTACGACGCGGAGGAGTGCGCGGAGATCTTCGCGATGCTCAGACCCCTGCGCGTCTCGGCACACGACTTCGACGAGGACTGA
- a CDS encoding DUF3817 domain-containing protein — protein sequence MKKSVLTRYRVMAYVTGVLLVLLTLGVIAKYLLDMDGADGFTRVVGIAHGWLYILYLVFAFDLGSKAKWPVAKQIWVLLAGTVPTAAFFVERKISREVEPLITEGAPVAAKA from the coding sequence ATGAAAAAGTCCGTGCTGACGCGCTACCGGGTGATGGCCTACGTCACCGGTGTGCTGCTGGTCCTGCTGACCCTGGGCGTGATCGCCAAGTACCTGCTCGACATGGACGGGGCGGACGGCTTCACCCGCGTCGTGGGCATCGCGCACGGCTGGCTGTACATCCTGTACCTCGTCTTCGCCTTCGATCTGGGCTCGAAGGCGAAGTGGCCGGTCGCCAAGCAGATCTGGGTGCTGCTGGCCGGGACGGTTCCCACGGCCGCCTTCTTCGTGGAGCGGAAGATCAGCCGCGAGGTGGAGCCGCTGATCACCGAGGGCGCTCCGGTGGCCGCCAAGGCGTAA
- a CDS encoding methylmalonyl-CoA mutase family protein, with product MDADAIEEGRRRWQARYDASRTREADFTTLSGDAVEPVYGPRPGDRYDGFERIGWPGEYPFTRGLYPTGYRGRTWTIRQFAGFGNAEQTNERYKKILANGGGGLSVAFDMPTLMGRDSDDPRSLGEVGHCGVAIDSAADMEVLFQDIPLGDVTTSMTISGPAVPVFCMYLVAAERQGVDPGVLNGTLQTDIFKEYIAQKEWLFQPEPHLRLIGDLMEYCAAGIPAYKPLSVSGYHIREAGSTAAQELAYTLADGFGYVELGLSRGMDVDVFAPGLSFFFDAHVDFFEEIAKFRAARRIWARWMRDVYGAKSDKAQWLRFHTQTAGVSLTAQQPYNNVVRTAVEALAAVLGGTNSLHTNALDETLALPSEQAAEIALRTQQVLMEETGVANVADPLGGSWYVEQLTDRIEADAEKIFERIRERGLRAHPDGRHPIGPVTSGILRGIEDGWFTGEIAESAFRYQQALEKGEKRVVGVNVHTGSVTGDLEILRVSHEVERDQVRALGARRSARDDSAVRSALDAMLAAARTGGNMIEPMLEAVRAEATLGEICGVLRDEWGVYTEPAGF from the coding sequence ATGGACGCTGACGCCATCGAAGAGGGCCGCCGACGCTGGCAGGCCCGGTACGACGCCTCGCGCACGCGGGAGGCCGACTTCACCACGCTCTCCGGGGACGCGGTGGAGCCGGTGTACGGACCACGGCCGGGGGACAGGTACGACGGCTTCGAGCGGATCGGGTGGCCGGGGGAGTACCCCTTCACGCGTGGCCTGTACCCGACCGGCTACCGCGGGCGTACCTGGACCATCCGGCAGTTCGCCGGGTTCGGCAACGCCGAGCAGACCAACGAGCGCTACAAGAAGATCCTGGCCAACGGCGGTGGCGGGCTGTCCGTGGCCTTCGACATGCCGACACTGATGGGGCGCGACTCCGACGACCCGCGGTCGCTGGGCGAGGTCGGGCACTGCGGTGTCGCCATCGACTCCGCCGCCGACATGGAGGTCCTGTTCCAGGACATCCCGCTGGGCGACGTCACCACCTCGATGACCATCAGCGGGCCCGCCGTGCCCGTCTTCTGCATGTACCTCGTCGCCGCCGAGCGGCAGGGCGTCGACCCGGGCGTCCTCAACGGCACCCTCCAGACCGACATCTTCAAGGAGTACATCGCCCAGAAGGAGTGGCTCTTCCAGCCCGAGCCGCACCTGCGCCTGATCGGCGACCTGATGGAGTACTGCGCGGCCGGCATCCCCGCCTACAAGCCGCTGTCGGTCTCCGGCTACCACATCCGCGAGGCCGGTTCGACGGCCGCGCAGGAGCTGGCGTACACCCTCGCGGACGGGTTCGGGTACGTGGAGCTGGGGCTCAGCCGCGGCATGGACGTGGACGTCTTCGCGCCCGGACTGTCCTTCTTCTTCGACGCGCACGTCGACTTCTTCGAGGAGATCGCCAAGTTCCGCGCGGCCCGCAGGATCTGGGCACGGTGGATGCGGGACGTGTACGGGGCGAAGAGCGACAAGGCGCAGTGGCTGCGCTTCCACACCCAGACCGCCGGGGTCTCGCTGACCGCGCAGCAGCCGTACAACAACGTCGTACGGACAGCGGTGGAGGCGCTCGCGGCGGTGCTCGGCGGCACCAACTCGCTGCACACCAACGCCCTGGACGAGACGCTCGCGCTGCCCTCCGAGCAGGCCGCGGAGATCGCGCTGCGCACGCAGCAGGTGCTGATGGAGGAGACCGGCGTCGCCAACGTGGCCGACCCGCTGGGCGGTTCCTGGTACGTCGAGCAGCTGACCGACCGGATCGAGGCGGACGCGGAGAAGATCTTCGAGCGGATCAGGGAACGGGGCCTCCGGGCGCACCCGGACGGGCGGCACCCCATCGGGCCGGTCACCTCCGGGATCCTGCGCGGGATCGAGGACGGCTGGTTCACCGGTGAGATCGCCGAGTCCGCGTTCCGCTACCAGCAGGCCCTGGAGAAGGGTGAGAAGCGGGTCGTCGGCGTCAACGTCCACACCGGCTCGGTGACCGGCGACCTGGAGATCCTGCGGGTCAGCCACGAGGTGGAGCGGGACCAGGTGCGGGCGCTGGGCGCGCGCAGGTCCGCGCGGGACGACTCCGCCGTACGGTCCGCCCTGGACGCGATGCTCGCGGCCGCGCGCACCGGCGGCAACATGATCGAGCCGATGCTGGAGGCGGTACGGGCCGAGGCGACGCTGGGCGAGATCTGCGGGGTGCTGCGGGACGAGTGGGGGGTGTACACGGAACCGGCGGGGTTCTGA
- a CDS encoding TetR/AcrR family transcriptional regulator has translation MQSRTSVPRAAGRPRSPTADTAILAATRAALVELGWSKLTLGDVATRAGVAKTTLYRRWAGKNELVVDAVAELFDELELPDCGTLAADIEGVVLQFAAILARPEAKSGLMAVVAESTRDDALRERIRASIVDRQKRLVLEGRRRAQRRGELPPASDPREAARTVDLIFDVVAGAVVHRTLVSAEPADEEWVRGFTRVLLLGLSGAGAEGTAGTGTGTGTD, from the coding sequence ATGCAGAGCCGCACCTCCGTCCCGCGCGCCGCCGGACGCCCCCGCAGCCCCACCGCGGACACCGCGATCCTCGCGGCCACCCGGGCGGCGCTGGTGGAGCTGGGCTGGTCGAAGCTCACGCTCGGGGACGTGGCGACGCGCGCCGGGGTGGCGAAGACGACGCTGTACCGGCGCTGGGCCGGCAAGAACGAGCTGGTCGTCGACGCGGTGGCGGAACTCTTCGACGAGCTGGAACTCCCCGACTGCGGCACCCTCGCCGCCGACATAGAGGGCGTGGTCCTCCAGTTCGCGGCGATCCTGGCCCGCCCGGAGGCGAAGAGCGGCCTGATGGCGGTGGTCGCGGAGTCGACCCGCGACGACGCCCTGCGCGAACGCATCCGCGCCTCCATCGTGGACCGCCAGAAACGCCTGGTCCTGGAGGGCCGCCGCCGGGCCCAGCGACGCGGCGAACTGCCGCCGGCGTCCGACCCGCGGGAAGCGGCCCGCACGGTGGACCTCATCTTCGACGTGGTCGCCGGCGCGGTGGTCCACCGCACCCTGGTGAGCGCGGAACCGGCGGACGAGGAGTGGGTCCGCGGCTTCACCAGGGTGCTGCTGCTGGGCCTCTCGGGTGCGGGAGCGGAAGGGACAGCAGGAACGGGAACGGGAACGGGAACGGACTAG
- a CDS encoding tetratricopeptide repeat protein: protein MQPRNMSMSGVVDLAAVKAAQEAKAKAEQARAEAARQGGGPGGISPADLVIDVDEAGFEQDVLQRSAEVPVVIDFWAEWCQPCKQLSPVLERLAVEYNGRFLLAKIDVDANQMLMQQFGVQGIPAVFAVVAGQALPLFQGAAGEAQIRQTLDQLVQVAEQRFGLTGLVVDPDAEPGAVAETAPAPTPAGPYDALLEAAVHALDAGDFGGAVQAYKNVLADDPGNTEARLGLAQAELLQRVQGLDAQQVRKEAAEKPGDPEAQIAAADLDLVGGHVEDAFGRLIDTVRRTAGDDREAVRVRLLELFDVVGADDPRVAAARRALARALF from the coding sequence ATGCAGCCACGGAACATGTCCATGAGCGGAGTCGTCGACCTCGCCGCGGTGAAGGCGGCCCAGGAGGCCAAGGCGAAGGCGGAGCAGGCGCGCGCCGAAGCGGCCCGACAGGGCGGCGGGCCGGGAGGGATCTCCCCGGCCGATCTCGTCATCGACGTCGATGAGGCGGGGTTCGAGCAGGACGTCCTGCAGCGCTCCGCCGAGGTGCCCGTCGTCATCGACTTCTGGGCGGAGTGGTGTCAGCCCTGCAAGCAGCTGAGCCCCGTCCTGGAGCGGCTCGCCGTCGAGTACAACGGGCGCTTCCTCCTCGCCAAGATCGATGTCGACGCCAACCAGATGTTGATGCAGCAGTTCGGGGTCCAGGGGATCCCGGCCGTCTTCGCGGTGGTCGCGGGACAGGCCCTGCCGCTCTTCCAGGGCGCCGCCGGTGAGGCGCAGATCCGGCAGACCCTGGACCAGCTGGTGCAGGTCGCCGAGCAGCGCTTCGGCCTGACCGGCCTGGTGGTCGACCCGGACGCCGAGCCGGGCGCGGTCGCCGAGACCGCTCCCGCGCCGACGCCGGCCGGACCGTACGACGCGCTCCTCGAAGCCGCCGTACACGCCCTGGACGCGGGCGACTTCGGCGGTGCCGTCCAGGCCTACAAGAACGTCTTGGCCGACGACCCGGGCAACACGGAGGCCCGACTGGGTCTGGCCCAGGCCGAGTTGCTCCAGCGGGTGCAGGGACTGGACGCGCAGCAGGTGCGCAAGGAGGCGGCCGAGAAGCCCGGCGACCCCGAGGCGCAGATCGCCGCCGCCGACCTGGATCTGGTGGGCGGTCACGTGGAGGACGCCTTCGGCCGGCTCATCGACACCGTGCGCCGCACGGCGGGTGACGACCGGGAGGCCGTGCGGGTGCGGCTGCTGGAGCTGTTCGACGTCGTCGGCGCCGACGATCCCCGGGTGGCGGCGGCGCGCAGGGCGCTGGCGCGCGCCCTGTTCTGA
- a CDS encoding DUF6230 family protein, translating to MESQVRGGTRWKRFAVVMVPSVAATACIGIALAQGALAASFSVSGQSFKVTADRIEGTGFSQYGAIDSGYTLDGKKTAHPVAVSAFEKASITNMCQSVVTPNIPLLGSVSLTLSAGGKGTPVQADNLYIDVEELEANATFENIDIGVAGKDLSKGPGIKSGDTANPFGFGQQATRATLTDVKQTAWATTAGTFKLSGLKMSLSKGVKECY from the coding sequence ATGGAGTCCCAGGTGCGTGGCGGGACCAGATGGAAGCGGTTCGCTGTGGTCATGGTGCCCAGCGTTGCCGCCACGGCATGTATAGGTATCGCTCTCGCGCAGGGCGCCCTCGCCGCGTCGTTCAGCGTGTCGGGGCAGTCGTTCAAGGTGACGGCCGACCGGATCGAGGGCACGGGCTTCTCGCAGTACGGAGCCATCGACTCGGGGTACACCCTCGACGGCAAGAAGACGGCTCACCCCGTCGCGGTCTCGGCCTTCGAGAAGGCCTCGATCACGAACATGTGCCAGTCGGTCGTCACCCCGAACATCCCGCTGCTCGGGTCGGTCAGCCTCACGCTGAGCGCGGGCGGCAAGGGCACGCCGGTCCAGGCGGACAACCTCTACATCGACGTCGAGGAACTCGAGGCGAACGCCACCTTCGAGAACATCGACATCGGTGTGGCCGGCAAGGACCTCAGCAAGGGTCCGGGCATCAAGAGCGGTGACACCGCCAACCCGTTCGGGTTCGGCCAGCAGGCCACCAGGGCCACGCTGACCGACGTGAAGCAGACGGCGTGGGCGACCACCGCCGGCACCTTCAAGCTCAGCGGTCTGAAGATGTCGCTGTCGAAGGGCGTCAAGGAGTGCTACTGA
- a CDS encoding DUF6114 domain-containing protein, whose amino-acid sequence MSAETPAAPGRDEHYLRVFQRNFRAWRGTRPFWAGLFVLLAGLPIAYFPYANLQIGHLTLTMATTAGAGSLIIGVLLAVLGVSLWFQKHVRTFAGVAAILLGLVSLPVSNFGGFIVGFLLALVGGAMAVAWVPGEPLTPPAPGVPAQESDAPEAAGPAVSFAKDAPPAADSDPGTAVPQPVHDLGEPNDLSGTIPVNGANGRHSAG is encoded by the coding sequence ATGAGCGCCGAGACTCCTGCCGCGCCCGGTCGCGATGAGCACTATCTCCGGGTCTTCCAGCGGAACTTCCGCGCCTGGCGGGGCACTCGGCCGTTCTGGGCCGGGCTGTTCGTCCTGCTCGCCGGACTCCCCATCGCCTACTTCCCGTACGCGAACCTTCAGATCGGTCACCTGACGCTGACCATGGCCACCACGGCCGGCGCGGGTTCCCTGATCATCGGCGTGCTGCTCGCCGTCCTGGGCGTCAGCCTCTGGTTCCAGAAGCACGTACGCACCTTCGCGGGCGTCGCGGCGATCCTGCTGGGACTGGTGTCCCTTCCGGTGTCCAACTTCGGCGGTTTCATCGTCGGCTTCCTCCTCGCCCTCGTCGGCGGGGCGATGGCCGTGGCCTGGGTGCCGGGCGAGCCGCTCACGCCGCCGGCGCCGGGAGTGCCCGCGCAGGAGAGCGATGCTCCCGAGGCCGCGGGCCCGGCGGTGTCGTTCGCCAAGGACGCCCCGCCCGCCGCGGACAGCGACCCCGGCACCGCGGTGCCCCAGCCCGTGCACGACCTCGGCGAGCCGAACGATCTGTCAGGAACGATCCCGGTCAACGGGGCGAACGGGAGGCACAGTGCCGGCTGA
- the pyk gene encoding pyruvate kinase, producing the protein MRRSKIVCTLGPAVDSHEQLVSLIEAGMNVARFNFSHGTHAEHQGRYDRVRAAAKETGRAIGVLADLQGPKIRLETFAEGPVELERGDAFVITTEDVAGDKQICGTTYKGLPGDVTKGDQILINDGNVELKVTEVEGPKVRTIVIEGGVVSDHKGINLPGAAVNVPALSEKDIEDLRFALRMGCDLVALSFVRDAKDVADVHKVMDEEGRRVPVIAKVEKPQAVENMEDVVMAFDGVMVARGDLAVEYPLEKVPMVQKRLIELCRRNAKPVIVATQMMESMITNSRPTRAEASDVANAILDGADAVMLSAESSVGAYPIETVKTMSKIVTAAEQELMSKGLQPLVPGKKPRTQGGSVARAACEIADFLGGRGLVAFTQSGDTARRLSRYRAVQPIIAFTTDESTRNQLTLSWGVESHVVPFVNSTDEMVDLVDQEITKTKRFNPGDIVIITAGSPPGVAGTTNMLRVHHLGGGDGN; encoded by the coding sequence ATGCGCCGTTCCAAAATCGTCTGTACTCTCGGCCCCGCGGTCGACTCCCACGAACAACTCGTGTCGCTGATCGAAGCCGGCATGAATGTGGCCCGCTTCAACTTCAGCCACGGCACGCACGCCGAGCACCAGGGGCGGTACGACCGCGTCCGTGCCGCCGCCAAGGAGACCGGCCGGGCCATCGGTGTCCTCGCCGACCTCCAGGGCCCGAAGATCCGGCTGGAGACCTTCGCCGAGGGTCCGGTCGAGCTGGAGCGCGGTGACGCGTTCGTCATCACCACCGAGGACGTCGCCGGTGACAAGCAGATCTGCGGGACCACCTACAAGGGCCTGCCCGGTGACGTCACCAAGGGCGACCAGATCCTCATCAACGACGGCAACGTCGAGCTGAAGGTCACCGAGGTCGAGGGCCCGAAGGTGAGGACGATCGTCATCGAGGGCGGTGTCGTCTCCGACCACAAGGGCATCAACCTGCCCGGCGCGGCCGTGAACGTGCCGGCCCTGTCCGAGAAGGACATCGAGGACCTGCGCTTCGCGCTGCGCATGGGCTGCGACCTGGTCGCCCTGTCCTTCGTCCGGGACGCCAAGGACGTCGCCGACGTCCACAAGGTCATGGACGAGGAGGGCCGCCGGGTCCCCGTCATCGCCAAGGTGGAGAAGCCGCAGGCGGTGGAGAACATGGAGGACGTCGTGATGGCGTTCGACGGCGTGATGGTCGCCCGTGGCGACCTGGCCGTCGAGTATCCGCTCGAGAAGGTCCCCATGGTGCAGAAGCGCCTGATCGAGCTGTGCCGGCGCAACGCCAAGCCGGTGATCGTGGCGACCCAGATGATGGAGTCGATGATCACCAACTCCCGCCCGACCCGCGCCGAGGCCTCCGACGTGGCGAACGCGATCCTGGACGGCGCGGACGCGGTCATGCTGTCGGCGGAGTCCTCGGTGGGCGCGTACCCGATCGAGACCGTGAAGACGATGTCGAAGATCGTCACCGCGGCCGAGCAGGAGCTGATGTCCAAGGGCCTGCAGCCGCTCGTCCCCGGCAAGAAGCCGCGTACGCAGGGCGGTTCGGTCGCGCGTGCCGCGTGCGAGATCGCCGACTTCCTCGGCGGACGGGGCCTGGTGGCCTTCACCCAGTCCGGCGACACCGCCCGGCGCCTGTCGCGCTACCGCGCGGTCCAGCCGATCATCGCCTTCACCACCGACGAGAGCACCCGCAACCAGCTCACGCTGAGCTGGGGCGTGGAGTCGCACGTCGTGCCGTTCGTGAACAGCACCGACGAGATGGTCGACCTGGTCGACCAGGAGATCACCAAGACCAAGCGCTTCAACCCGGGCGACATCGTCATCATCACCGCGGGCTCGCCCCCCGGCGTGGCGGGCACGACGAACATGCTCCGCGTCCACCACCTCGGCGGCGGCGACGGCAACTGA
- a CDS encoding acetate kinase, whose protein sequence is MSSSRVLVLNSGSSSVKYQLLDMADSSRLAVGLVERIGEETSRLTHTPLTTGEARERTGPIADHEAALKAVAEELSKDGLGLDSPQLAAIGHRVVHGGKHFTEPTVIDDTVLAEIERLIPVAPLHNPANLTGIRTAQALRPDLPQVAVFDTAFHTTMPESAARYAIDVRTADEHRIRRYGFHGTSHAYVSRATAELLGKAPEEVNVIVLHLGNGASASAVRGGRCVETSMGLTPLEGLVMGTRSGDMDPAVIFHLMRVGKMSTDEIDTLLNKKSGLIGLCGDNDMREIRRRVDEGDEQAQLAFDIYIHRLKKYIGAYYAVLGRVDAIAFTAGVGENASHVREAAVAGLEELGLTVDGALNAVRGDEPRLISPAHARVAVAVVPTDEELEIATQTYALVGKND, encoded by the coding sequence GTGAGCTCGTCCCGCGTCCTCGTCCTCAACTCCGGTTCGTCGTCGGTGAAGTACCAGCTGCTCGACATGGCGGACAGCAGCCGGCTGGCCGTGGGGCTCGTCGAGCGCATCGGCGAGGAGACCTCCCGGCTCACCCACACGCCGCTGACCACGGGCGAGGCCCGTGAGCGGACCGGCCCGATCGCCGACCACGAGGCCGCCCTGAAGGCCGTGGCGGAGGAACTGTCCAAGGACGGGCTCGGGCTGGACTCGCCACAGCTGGCCGCGATCGGGCACCGGGTGGTGCACGGCGGAAAGCACTTCACCGAGCCGACCGTGATCGACGACACGGTGCTCGCCGAGATCGAGCGCCTGATCCCGGTGGCTCCCCTGCACAACCCGGCCAACCTCACCGGCATCCGCACCGCCCAGGCCCTGCGCCCGGACCTGCCCCAGGTCGCCGTCTTCGACACCGCCTTCCACACCACGATGCCGGAGTCGGCCGCCCGCTACGCGATCGACGTGCGCACCGCCGACGAGCACCGCATCCGGCGCTACGGCTTCCACGGGACCTCGCACGCGTACGTGTCCCGGGCCACGGCCGAACTGCTGGGCAAGGCCCCGGAGGAGGTGAACGTGATCGTGCTGCACCTCGGCAACGGAGCGTCCGCCTCCGCCGTGCGCGGCGGAAGGTGTGTGGAGACCTCCATGGGACTGACGCCTTTGGAGGGGCTCGTGATGGGTACGCGCTCCGGAGACATGGACCCGGCCGTCATCTTCCATTTGATGCGCGTTGGCAAAATGTCCACGGACGAGATCGACACTCTTCTCAACAAGAAGAGCGGATTGATCGGTCTGTGCGGGGACAACGACATGCGGGAGATCCGCCGCCGGGTCGACGAGGGCGACGAACAGGCACAGCTCGCCTTCGACATCTACATTCACCGGCTGAAGAAGTACATAGGCGCCTATTACGCCGTGCTCGGACGCGTGGACGCGATCGCCTTCACAGCGGGAGTCGGGGAGAACGCGAGTCACGTGCGGGAAGCTGCCGTCGCGGGCCTGGAGGAGCTGGGCCTCACGGTGGACGGCGCGCTCAACGCCGTACGCGGTGACGAGCCGCGGTTGATCTCGCCCGCGCACGCGCGGGTGGCCGTCGCCGTGGTGCCGACCGACGAAGAACTGGAGATCGCCACACAGACCTACGCGCTGGTCGGAAAGAACGACTGA
- the pta gene encoding phosphate acetyltransferase, with amino-acid sequence MTRSVYVTGIDRGDGRQVVELGVMELLTRQIDRVGVFRPLVHDGPDRLFELLRARYRLTQDPATVYGMDYHEASALQAERGADELVSGLVDRFHRVARDYDVVLVLGTDFADTQFPDELALNARLANEFGASVIPVVGGRGQTAESVLAETRNAYRAYDGLGCDVLAMVTNRVARADRDEIAERLANRLPVPCSVVPDEPALSAPTVAQIAHALGAKVVLGDDSGLARDALDFVFGGAMLPNFLGALTPGCLVVTPGDRADLVVGSLAAHSAGTPPIAGVLLTLGEVPGDDILTLAARLAPGTPVLSVAGNSFPTAAELFSLEGKLNAATPRKAETALGLFERYVDTADLNRRVSAPSSDRVTPMMFEHKLLEQARSDRRRVVLPEGTEPRVLHAAEVLLRRGVCDLTLLGPVDQIRKKAADLGIDLGDCQVIDPATSELRDAFAEKYAALRAHKGVTVELAYDVVSDVNYFGTLMVQEGLADGMVSGSVHSTAATIRPAFEIIKTRPDAGIVSSVFFMCLADKVLVYGDCAVNPDPNAEQLADIAIQSAATAEQFGVDARIAMLSYSTGTSGSGADVDKVREATELVRQRRTDLKIEGPIQYDAAVEPTVAATKLPGSKVAGQASVLIFPDLNTGNNTYKAVQRSAGAIAVGPVLQGLRKPVNDLSRGALVQDIVNTVAITAIQAQSSAPSPIEKASAQ; translated from the coding sequence GTGACCCGCAGCGTGTACGTGACCGGTATCGACCGCGGCGACGGCCGCCAGGTCGTCGAACTGGGGGTCATGGAGCTCCTGACCCGGCAGATCGACCGGGTCGGCGTGTTCCGTCCCCTCGTCCACGACGGCCCCGATCGCCTGTTCGAGCTGCTGCGGGCCCGGTACCGGCTGACCCAGGACCCGGCGACGGTCTACGGCATGGACTACCACGAGGCCTCCGCCCTCCAGGCCGAGCGCGGCGCGGACGAGCTGGTGTCGGGGCTCGTCGACCGCTTCCACCGGGTCGCCCGGGACTACGACGTCGTCCTGGTCCTCGGCACCGACTTCGCCGACACCCAGTTCCCGGACGAACTCGCCCTCAACGCCCGGCTGGCCAACGAGTTCGGTGCCTCCGTGATCCCGGTGGTGGGCGGCCGGGGCCAGACCGCGGAGTCCGTGCTCGCCGAGACCCGCAACGCCTATCGCGCCTACGACGGCCTCGGCTGCGACGTCCTCGCCATGGTGACCAACCGGGTGGCCCGCGCCGACCGGGACGAGATAGCCGAGCGGCTCGCGAACCGCCTCCCGGTGCCCTGCTCCGTGGTCCCGGACGAGCCCGCCCTGTCCGCGCCGACCGTCGCGCAGATCGCGCACGCCCTCGGCGCCAAGGTCGTCCTCGGCGACGACTCGGGGCTGGCCCGGGACGCGCTCGACTTCGTCTTCGGCGGCGCGATGCTGCCGAACTTCCTCGGCGCCCTGACCCCGGGCTGCCTGGTGGTCACCCCCGGCGACCGCGCCGACCTGGTCGTCGGCTCGCTGGCCGCGCACAGCGCCGGCACCCCGCCGATCGCCGGCGTGCTGCTCACCCTGGGCGAGGTCCCGGGCGACGACATCCTCACCCTGGCCGCCCGCCTCGCCCCCGGCACCCCGGTGCTGTCGGTGGCCGGCAACAGCTTCCCCACCGCCGCCGAGCTCTTCTCCCTGGAGGGGAAGCTGAACGCGGCCACCCCGCGCAAGGCGGAGACCGCGCTCGGCCTGTTCGAGCGGTACGTCGACACCGCCGACCTCAACCGGCGCGTCTCCGCGCCGAGCAGCGACCGCGTCACCCCGATGATGTTCGAGCACAAGCTGCTGGAGCAGGCCCGCTCGGACCGGCGGCGCGTCGTGCTGCCCGAGGGCACCGAGCCGCGCGTCCTGCACGCGGCGGAGGTGCTGCTGCGCCGCGGGGTGTGCGACCTCACCCTGCTCGGCCCGGTCGACCAGATCCGCAAGAAGGCCGCCGACCTCGGCATCGACCTGGGCGACTGCCAGGTGATCGACCCGGCCACCAGCGAGCTGCGGGACGCCTTCGCCGAGAAGTACGCGGCCCTGCGCGCCCACAAGGGCGTCACCGTGGAGCTGGCGTACGACGTGGTCTCGGACGTGAACTACTTCGGCACGCTGATGGTCCAGGAGGGCCTCGCCGACGGCATGGTGTCGGGCTCGGTGCACTCCACGGCCGCGACCATCCGGCCCGCCTTCGAGATCATCAAGACCAGGCCGGACGCCGGCATCGTCTCCTCGGTCTTCTTCATGTGCCTCGCCGACAAGGTCCTCGTCTACGGCGACTGCGCCGTGAACCCCGACCCGAACGCCGAGCAGCTCGCCGACATCGCCATCCAGTCGGCCGCCACCGCCGAGCAGTTCGGCGTGGACGCGCGGATCGCGATGCTGTCGTACTCGACGGGTACGTCCGGGTCGGGCGCCGACGTCGACAAGGTGCGCGAGGCGACGGAGCTGGTGCGGCAGCGGCGGACCGACCTGAAGATCGAGGGGCCGATCCAGTACGACGCGGCCGTGGAGCCGACGGTCGCGGCGACCAAGCTGCCCGGGTCGAAGGTCGCCGGCCAGGCCAGCGTGCTGATCTTCCCCGACCTGAACACCGGCAACAACACCTACAAGGCCGTGCAGCGGTCGGCCGGCGCGATCGCCGTCGGGCCGGTGCTCCAGGGTCTGCGCAAGCCGGTCAACGACCTGTCCCGGGGCGCGCTCGTCCAGGACATCGTCAACACCGTCGCCATCACGGCCATCCAGGCCCAGTCCTCCGCCCCGTCCCCGATCGAGAAGGCGTCCGCCCAGTGA